Genomic segment of Clostridium sp. Marseille-P299:
CTCATCCGTGGTTTACGAATGCAATTTCTTATATAGAAAGTTTGCCACAAGGTTCGGAACCCTCCAGCGAAGAAAATAAGTATTTTGGATATTATAACTTTGCAAAGGATATGTCTTCAAACCCTAAGTATTACCAAGTTGGAAATACGGATTGGTACTACGAAGGAGTATTTTGGAGTGAGATGCCTGATCTTAATTTAGCAAATGATGAGGTACGAAAAGAAATAGAAGATATCGCCAGGTATTGGCTTGATTTAGGGGTTGGTGGATTCCGCCTCGATGCTGCGAAAGAATATTTTACAGGTGGTACAAAACAGAATATAGAAGTTTTATCATGGTTTACTGATTATGTAAAAGGTACTGATAAAGAGACTTATGTCGTTGCTGAAGTTTGGGATAGCTTTGGCTCCATCGCTACGTACTATGAAAGTGGAGTGGATAGCATATTTAACTATGCATTAGGTGATTCCACTGGTAAAATTGCAACTACAGTAAATTCAGCTGGTAATGGAAAGGCTGGTAGTTCACTTGCAAAAGCAATGGAACAGATTGAAACAACATTTCAAGGGAAAAATCCTAGTTTTATTGATGCATCTTTCTTAAGTAATCATGATAATGATCGTTGTGCCGGATATGTAGGATATCAAGAGGATAAAGTAAAAATGCTTGGTGGAATTAATTTAATGATGAGTGGCAGCAGCTTCATCTATTATGGTGAAGAGATAGGTATGAGTGGTAATGGCATTGATGAGAATAAACGTGCCCCAATGTACTGGTCCCAAACAAATCTAACGGGAATGACGGATGGTCCAGCTAATATGACTACGCAAGTACATAATTTTCCTGCCCTAGATGAACAAATGAAGGATGAAAATTCATTGTTCCACTATTATCAAAAAGCTGTGAGATTACGAAATGAGAATCCTGAAATTGCTAGAGGGAGTGTAACAGCAATTCCTCTTGAAGATAAAGATATTGCAGCTGTTTTAAAGACTTATGAAGAGAGTAGTATTGTTATTCTTTATAACATCAGTAGCGAGACAAAAGAGATTCCACTGGATAATATTGAGTTTGAATATAGTAGAATCAAAGGGTTTTTAACGACCAATGTCACACAGGTTCCAGAATTAAATAATTCTGTTTTAACCATGCCTGCTTATTCAATTGTTATTTTAAAATAATGAAATTCAGTACATATAGTTTTTAATGATTTGTTATTAGCAATTACTATTTTATATAACGAAATTCAATGAATAGGATTTTTATCTATTCACTATATATTTTAAAATAGATTTAAATTTTAGTAGGAAGAAAGGAGTTTTCATGAATTTTGGCGCTGTTTATCATAGAACATCTGATAATTACTGTTATCCATTAAACGAAAACGAGCTAATTATTAATATAAAAACAGGTTATGATGTGAATCAAATCTTTTTATATCATGGGGATCCCTTTTTAGCAGGTATTTTAGGTGGAAATGAAACATGGACTGGAACAAAAGAAGAAATCTATTATAAGAAACGGTTAAAGCATCATATGTGGTGGACAACGACAATAAAACCACCTTTTAAGCGTTTGAAATATTATTTTGAATTACATACCGATACAGAGATCTGGTACTATTTTGAAGATGGTTTTTTAAGCAAGGAACAACTAAATTTATCTGGAAGAAGTATGCAGTGTTTTACCTTTCCTTGGATGAATTCATCGGATATTAATAAGACACCATTTTGGGTAAATCAGACGGTTTGGTATCAAATTTTTCCCGATCGATTTTTTAATGGGAATACACAAAACGATCCAAAGAATGTATCGCAATGGCAACATGGTAAAGTAACGAACAAAGAGTTTTACGGCGGTGATATCGAAGGGATTCGTAAGAAACTTGATTACCTAAAAAATCTTGGCATTACAGGACTTTATTTAACGCCAATTAATCTAGCAGAAACATCACATAAATATGACACCTTAGATTATGAAATGATAGATCCACATTTTGGTGATAGTAATGATTTGCGTCAACTTGTTTTAAAGGCTCATGAGAAGGGCATCCGAATTATGCTAGATGGTGTATTTAATCACTGTGGACCCAAATTTAAACCATGGTTAGATGTTTTGGAACATGGTAATGAATCGAAATATTTTCATTGGTTTATGATTAATGAATGGCCAATCAAACAGTGTAAAGAAGATGTAGATAAAGGAAAATATTATACATTTGCATTTGCAGATTATATGCCAAAGCTGAATACAAATAATGATGAAGTGATTGATTATTTTATAGGGATATGTGAACAATGGGTAATCAATTACGATATCGATGGGATACGTCTTGACGTAGCAAATGAAATTTCACATAAGTTTTGTAAGAAATTAAGAGAACGCCTAAAGAAAATAAAACCAGATTTATATATTCTAGGTGAGATATGGCATGATTCTATGCCTTGGTTACTTGGTGATGAATTCGATGCAGTAATGAATTACCCGTTGACAGGAAGTATTAAAGATTTTTGGGTAGATACATCATTAACGAAAGAAGATTTTGAATACACAATTAACCGGTGCTATACAATGTATATGCAACAAACGAATGATGTACTATTTAATCTTTTGGATT
This window contains:
- a CDS encoding alpha-amylase family glycosyl hydrolase, translated to MKKKRWLSRMLCCLFLLHSLLLTSCMKYVITSKTEEELHIIDDNYRTYYEVFLASYYDSNGDGVGDIKGLIQKLDYINDNNEDTDTDLGCNGIWLMPIMPSDTYHKYDVNDYYSIDPAYGTMEDFKELIKECDKKGIKLIIDLVFNHTSDTHPWFTNAISYIESLPQGSEPSSEENKYFGYYNFAKDMSSNPKYYQVGNTDWYYEGVFWSEMPDLNLANDEVRKEIEDIARYWLDLGVGGFRLDAAKEYFTGGTKQNIEVLSWFTDYVKGTDKETYVVAEVWDSFGSIATYYESGVDSIFNYALGDSTGKIATTVNSAGNGKAGSSLAKAMEQIETTFQGKNPSFIDASFLSNHDNDRCAGYVGYQEDKVKMLGGINLMMSGSSFIYYGEEIGMSGNGIDENKRAPMYWSQTNLTGMTDGPANMTTQVHNFPALDEQMKDENSLFHYYQKAVRLRNENPEIARGSVTAIPLEDKDIAAVLKTYEESSIVILYNISSETKEIPLDNIEFEYSRIKGFLTTNVTQVPELNNSVLTMPAYSIVILK
- a CDS encoding glycoside hydrolase family 13 protein, which gives rise to MNFGAVYHRTSDNYCYPLNENELIINIKTGYDVNQIFLYHGDPFLAGILGGNETWTGTKEEIYYKKRLKHHMWWTTTIKPPFKRLKYYFELHTDTEIWYYFEDGFLSKEQLNLSGRSMQCFTFPWMNSSDINKTPFWVNQTVWYQIFPDRFFNGNTQNDPKNVSQWQHGKVTNKEFYGGDIEGIRKKLDYLKNLGITGLYLTPINLAETSHKYDTLDYEMIDPHFGDSNDLRQLVLKAHEKGIRIMLDGVFNHCGPKFKPWLDVLEHGNESKYFHWFMINEWPIKQCKEDVDKGKYYTFAFADYMPKLNTNNDEVIDYFIGICEQWVINYDIDGIRLDVANEISHKFCKKLRERLKKIKPDLYILGEIWHDSMPWLLGDEFDAVMNYPLTGSIKDFWVDTSLTKEDFEYTINRCYTMYMQQTNDVLFNLLDSHDTIRLRSAVLNLSEFYQQLCVLFTMPGSPCIFYGTEIALEGGYDPDCRRCMPWDEIKSGIYDDRINFLKKLIHYRKQEEVFRSRNFHFPNTIQNERVIEYIKIDYDTQLEVIINCSSSDIMIPEKGEVLLERFYSNQTLKESGILIRKYELK